In the genome of Gemmatimonas sp. UBA7669, the window ACCGGTTTTTCAGCACCCTGCTAAAGGTTCATCGACGTGAAAGGAGAACGCCGGCGAAAACGGAAGCCTTTAGCAACTCCACTATAGGATGGGTACCTATGAGGGGCGCAAGCGGAATCCTAACGAACTGTAGTGCTAACGCCCTTACGGCCCAAAGTCTTGACCGACTAGCCTCGAATGCCGCCATTCCCTCGTAGACACCCTGAGCGAAAGACCTGCGAACTAGGAACCTCAGAGAGTTTCTAGCCGCAGGAAGAACGTGCACAACACCAAGACTTGGGAGCCACTCACCACGAAAGGTCTGGGCTGTCAATTGCGAGAAAAGTGAAGACTCTTCTCCTGGAGTCAAAGCGCCCTCTCGATATCCGTACATTTCGTCAAACGGGAACTGCTGTACCAGATCAGCACGTATGCACATATTGGCGCCAAACGGGTGCTGGTTGCCTGAAAAGAATCGCCTTGGTTCTCCCAGGTCCAAACCGGAATACAGCCAAGGCAACACCTCGAAGACGTGTGAGGTCCAAGTTCGTTCTGGACCCAAGAATCTTGGGATTACTGGGCCACCAAAATAAACTGACGGTCCGGGATCTGATAGAACCGCGATATAGCCCTCGACGAAGTGTGGTTCGACCAATACGTCGTCGTCGAGGTAAAGAACCCATTCGCCACTCGCTTCGACGGCACCACGATTCCGAGCGTTAGAAAGTCCCGGGCGGTCCTCAGTGAGCCAACGGAAGCCAAGAGCGCTCGCGTTATCTCTTAGAAACTCCGGTGTCGAGTCTGTGCTGGCGTTGTTAATGACGAGTACTTCAACGCTGTCACCAGCACGAAAAGTACTGGCCTTGAGGGAACGGAGCGTCTGTTCCAGAAGTGCCACACGATTCCAGGTACAGATGACGATAGAAAGAATCATAGCGACTTAGCGGCCTCTTCCACCTAGCGACTCCGCCAGAGATAGAGCAGACACAAGGCCGTCCACTTGCGAAGTCTCGGTAAATCGCCGCAGTGTCCGATCTCGCGCTGCTGCCCCAAATCTCCGCCGCAGTTGAGGATCATGTAGGAGTTCGGTGATTGCGTCCGCTAACCCGACAGTGTCACCTGGGCGGACGAGCCGACCAGTGACTTCAGGATCTACTGCTTCTCTGAGTCCTGGCAAGTCCGAAACGATCAGTGGAATGCCAGACGATGCTAACTCCACCGAAGAGACGGTAAACGAGTCCCATCCAGTTGAAGCAACTACCCCTATGGAGACGCTCTTGTGGATCTCAGATATGTCAGATCGGTATCCTCCAAACGTAATGTAGTCTCTCAGCCGTGGGTCAATTATCCTACCATCCAGCCGCGATTTATCGCTCTCCGTGTTTCCAACAAGGAGGAGGTGAGCATCTGTGATCCCACGCCTGACAATAGTCTGGAACGCATCAATTAGGACATGGACACCTTTGCGTTCCTCCATATGCCCAGAGAAGAACACGATACTACGATCACGAGGTATGCCAAACAAATTGTACGCGTACTCGGAAGTTTCGGCTGAGGGACAATACCTCTCGGTATCGACGCCAATTGGACACACTACAGTGCGCTTAGGTGGAATTGCACTTCCGAGAACACCTCGCTCTCTCATGCCTTCGGATTCAAAGACAAAAACGTCAGGTCGGTGCTTCGACATTAAGAACTGAAGCCTCCTTGCGGGTCGAAGCAGCCACGGATATATCGAGCTTATCGACGCCCCCCAGTATGAAACGACATTCTGTATGCAACCACCCCGAAGTGCTGAGTTGATGCTTGCCGAAACTGGCAGATCGAAAGCAAGGCAAGATCCGATATTTCTCTCGCAAAGCCATCGAGAGAAATCAGCAAGCTGAGCGCTAGAGCTCTGTCGGTAGGCAACCTCGAACACCTCTTCGGCGTGCTCGTCTAGAAGCCAAGATCTACCGCCAGAAAGAGAACGATAGCCCAGAAAGATTCTACCACCGGCGCCAAGATGCAGCCTCATGGCACGCGCAAATGCGAGCTCCAGATTGCGAATTGCGTAACCCGTATTGCTCTCGCAGTGAAAAAGCAGGAGACCGTTGGGCTTTAGCTTGGAGGGGCTCATCGCTCAGGTCGAAGAGGCGTGAGCAGCGTCACGCTCCAAAAGTGCCCGGTAGCCTTCGCTTGATTGTGAGAGTTCGCGATGATGCCCTTCGGCTACAACTCGTCCCTTCTCCATGACTATGAGGTGATCTGAGGCGACAATTGTTGATAGTCGGTGCGTAATCATAATGATCGTGTGGTTGCGCTTCAAATCTACGAGCGTTCCAATGATCTCTGATTCCGTTTGATTATCCAAAGCTGATGTGGGTTCGTCTAACACCAAGACCTTCGCCTCGCGATAAAGCGCTCTAGCTATGCCAAGGCGCTGGCGCTGGCCACCACTGAGCCGGGACCCGCGTTCTCCTACGCGAAACTCAACTCCTTCGGCGGTACTTCTGACGAATTCTAGGAGTTGTGCTGCTACTAACGCCTTCTGGAGCCGTACGTGATCAACCGGACCCTCTGCCCCAAATACGATGTTGTCCAGGATCGTACCATCGACGATAAAAATTCCTTGAGGAACGTATCCAATCGAAGCGAGCCAAGCCGAACCAACTTCAGCCAGACTCTTGTCGGCGATTCGCACTTCACCAGACTCTGGGGGCAACAGGCCCAAAAGGATATCAGAGAGGGTGCTCTTGCCTGACCCAGAGACTCCAACTATCGCCGTTAGCGCATTTCCTGGTATGTGGGCGCTCACTCTTTCAAGGACGGCGGTACTGGTGCCAGGGTACTTAAACGAGACGCTATCGACGGTAATGCACTCTGTCGCGCCTATGGAGATGAGCCCCGCATCACGATAGCGCACAGCTCCGTCGTGCGGTGTAAGAGCGCGGCCGGAAAGTGCGTCAGCAGAGATCTCATCAATTACGGGCAGGTTAGAACGGATCTGCGAGATCGCCTTAAATATTGCTTGTCCAGCCGGAAGCAGACGGTAGCCTGTTACTGCGAAGAGACTTAGCAATGCGACAACGTTGGCTCGGCTCTCACCCTGATACAGCAGAACTGTAGCAAGAAGTAGCATAGACGAGAATGCAATGGTTTCAAGCAGAAAGCGTGGCACATCTCCGAGAACGCCAATTACCGATTCCGATGCGTTCGCGGCTGAGGATGACGCCAAGTAGGCAACACGA includes:
- a CDS encoding glycosyltransferase family 2 protein, which encodes MILSIVICTWNRVALLEQTLRSLKASTFRAGDSVEVLVINNASTDSTPEFLRDNASALGFRWLTEDRPGLSNARNRGAVEASGEWVLYLDDDVLVEPHFVEGYIAVLSDPGPSVYFGGPVIPRFLGPERTWTSHVFEVLPWLYSGLDLGEPRRFFSGNQHPFGANMCIRADLVQQFPFDEMYGYREGALTPGEESSLFSQLTAQTFRGEWLPSLGVVHVLPAARNSLRFLVRRSFAQGVYEGMAAFEASRSRLWAVRALALQFVRIPLAPLIGTHPIVELLKASVFAGVLLSRR
- a CDS encoding ABC transporter ATP-binding protein, translating into MLALLSSRQKRLFVAIQLFFVLVAMLQVLGAGSVAPFLALLSNPTVLQENELAITIVKWLGIETDLQAVLVFAIAMMVLVAFSNMMAAAAVWVTYKFSLSVGHSIQKDLLTYYLYRPYVEIASTNSSDLISRVSVGAPRFAFNVLQPALIITSQGAIALVIFVGLSLYKPLIVLFLGGLIGGGYAILFLVVRTKLVTHGENVWRLGQRKLRLLTEGLGGLKEIRVAGREEYYRVAYLASSSAANASESVIGVLGDVPRFLLETIAFSSMLLLATVLLYQGESRANVVALLSLFAVTGYRLLPAGQAIFKAISQIRSNLPVIDEISADALSGRALTPHDGAVRYRDAGLISIGATECITVDSVSFKYPGTSTAVLERVSAHIPGNALTAIVGVSGSGKSTLSDILLGLLPPESGEVRIADKSLAEVGSAWLASIGYVPQGIFIVDGTILDNIVFGAEGPVDHVRLQKALVAAQLLEFVRSTAEGVEFRVGERGSRLSGGQRQRLGIARALYREAKVLVLDEPTSALDNQTESEIIGTLVDLKRNHTIIMITHRLSTIVASDHLIVMEKGRVVAEGHHRELSQSSEGYRALLERDAAHASST
- a CDS encoding glycosyltransferase family 4 protein, with amino-acid sequence MSPSKLKPNGLLLFHCESNTGYAIRNLELAFARAMRLHLGAGGRIFLGYRSLSGGRSWLLDEHAEEVFEVAYRQSSSAQLADFSRWLCERNIGSCLAFDLPVSASINSALRGGCIQNVVSYWGASISSIYPWLLRPARRLQFLMSKHRPDVFVFESEGMRERGVLGSAIPPKRTVVCPIGVDTERYCPSAETSEYAYNLFGIPRDRSIVFFSGHMEERKGVHVLIDAFQTIVRRGITDAHLLLVGNTESDKSRLDGRIIDPRLRDYITFGGYRSDISEIHKSVSIGVVASTGWDSFTVSSVELASSGIPLIVSDLPGLREAVDPEVTGRLVRPGDTVGLADAITELLHDPQLRRRFGAAARDRTLRRFTETSQVDGLVSALSLAESLGGRGR